From Candidatus Cloacimonadota bacterium, one genomic window encodes:
- a CDS encoding DMT family transporter: MNDQKKAYSFAVLAVILWSTVASAFKISLRHVDYLELLLFASFFSTFIIFIVLLIRKELHLIRTYSKKDLLFAALLGFLNPFLYYIVLFKAYSILPAQEAITLNYTWPLMLVLLSIPLLKQKIKFLSIVAIIISFIGVIIIATKGDIASLEFSNIRGDLLPLGSAVIWALFWIFNVKDKHAIVIKLFVSFCFGLLFSVVLLLVRSLLVGFSFPNLKGILGSAYVGFFEMGLTFIVWLSALKYAKTTAQVSNFIYITPFLSLFVVSIVVGERILLSTIIGLIFVIAGIILQRYTNPLKRDLRNGQKGVKKIERI; encoded by the coding sequence ATGAACGATCAGAAAAAAGCATATTCTTTTGCAGTTCTTGCAGTCATCCTCTGGTCAACAGTTGCTTCTGCATTTAAGATCAGTTTGCGGCATGTTGATTATCTTGAGCTGCTTTTGTTTGCTTCATTCTTTTCAACATTCATTATTTTTATTGTCCTGTTGATTAGAAAAGAACTCCATCTTATCAGAACATACAGTAAAAAAGATCTGCTGTTTGCAGCGTTACTAGGATTTCTCAATCCCTTTCTTTATTACATTGTCCTTTTCAAAGCATACTCGATACTTCCCGCACAGGAAGCGATTACATTAAATTACACCTGGCCATTGATGCTTGTTCTGCTCTCTATTCCATTGCTCAAACAGAAAATTAAATTTCTCAGCATTGTAGCAATAATCATAAGCTTTATCGGAGTGATCATCATAGCAACCAAAGGTGATATCGCAAGTCTTGAATTTTCGAATATTAGAGGAGATCTTCTTCCGCTTGGAAGCGCAGTTATCTGGGCACTTTTCTGGATATTTAACGTGAAGGATAAACATGCGATAGTCATTAAATTGTTCGTGAGTTTCTGTTTTGGACTTCTTTTCAGTGTTGTTCTTCTATTGGTGAGATCATTATTAGTTGGATTTTCATTCCCGAACTTGAAAGGAATTCTGGGATCAGCATATGTTGGATTCTTTGAAATGGGATTGACCTTCATCGTTTGGCTGAGTGCACTTAAATATGCAAAGACCACAGCGCAGGTAAGTAATTTCATTTATATTACACCCTTCCTTTCACTCTTTGTGGTAAGTATTGTTGTTGGAGAGAGGATACTGCTTTCAACGATCATTGGATTGATCTTTGTTATTGCAGGGATTATTTTGCAAAGATATACAAATCCTCTTAAGCGAGACCTTCGTAACGGTCAGAAAGGCGTTAAAAAAATCGAACGAATTTAA
- a CDS encoding T9SS type A sorting domain-containing protein — MLKKRRFTSIIVFCCFVFVSITINTYAQTPNWQWAQKAGGTDDDRAMCIQLDNVGNIYVSGFFNSSANFGPYSLTSDGFSDIFVAKMDQYGNWLWAVKAGGTDYDQGLNLTVDNSNNCYITGYCGSNATFGQYSITGSGNKDIFVAKINANGTWQWATGAGGTDYDRGYGIATTPLGISYVTGYFEDTATFGMQSLVSNGSSDIFVAKIDASGTWQWAEGAGSSNYDEGKKIVVDNTENVYLTGGFCETLNLGSHSVVSLGYSDIFVAKIDQTANWLWAASGGGTYVDFSYGIGLDGVGNCYVMGDFFYTAYFGEHSVTASGSNDIFVAQLESTIAVDDVQHSCSEINNFPNPFNNRTTISYSLKSASPISFEIYNLKGQLIEIILDENIQAGDHTLEWNCQNVPAGVYFLKMKAGGEESIIKLVLIK, encoded by the coding sequence ATGTTAAAAAAGAGAAGATTTACAAGTATTATAGTATTTTGTTGTTTTGTATTCGTATCTATAACAATCAACACATATGCACAAACACCCAATTGGCAATGGGCACAAAAAGCTGGTGGTACAGATGATGATCGTGCCATGTGTATTCAACTAGATAATGTCGGTAATATATATGTTTCAGGATTTTTCAATAGCTCTGCAAATTTCGGTCCATATTCTCTAACCAGTGACGGTTTTTCTGATATTTTTGTAGCGAAGATGGACCAGTATGGTAACTGGCTTTGGGCTGTTAAAGCAGGTGGAACTGATTATGATCAGGGTTTGAATCTAACCGTGGATAATTCAAACAACTGTTACATTACTGGTTATTGTGGAAGTAATGCTACATTTGGACAGTATTCAATTACGGGTTCGGGCAATAAAGATATCTTTGTTGCAAAGATAAATGCGAACGGTACCTGGCAATGGGCAACCGGAGCTGGGGGAACGGATTATGATCGAGGATATGGGATCGCGACAACACCTTTAGGCATTAGTTATGTTACAGGTTATTTCGAAGATACAGCGACTTTTGGTATGCAATCATTAGTAAGCAATGGTAGCTCTGATATTTTTGTAGCAAAGATTGACGCTTCAGGTACCTGGCAATGGGCAGAAGGAGCAGGTAGCTCTAATTATGATGAAGGAAAGAAGATTGTAGTTGATAATACAGAAAATGTATATTTAACAGGTGGTTTTTGTGAAACACTAAATCTTGGTTCTCATTCGGTTGTGAGTCTAGGATATAGTGATATTTTTGTAGCAAAGATTGACCAGACTGCTAACTGGTTATGGGCTGCGAGTGGTGGTGGAACATATGTTGATTTTTCATATGGTATCGGGTTGGATGGTGTTGGTAACTGCTATGTTATGGGAGATTTCTTTTATACAGCCTATTTCGGTGAGCATTCAGTAACTGCAAGTGGATCTAATGATATTTTTGTTGCTCAACTTGAAAGCACTATTGCAGTTGATGATGTTCAACATTCCTGCTCCGAAATTAATAATTTTCCTAATCCCTTTAACAATAGAACGACAATTTCATATTCTTTGAAATCAGCATCTCCGATTTCTTTTGAAATCTATAATCTTAAAGGTCAATTAATCGAAATAATACTCGATGAAAATATACAAGCAGGTGATCATACTCTCGAATGGAATTGCCAGAATGTTCCAGCAGGAGTGTATTTCCTTAAGATGAAAGCTGGCGGTGAAGAAAGTATAATAAAGCTGGTTTTGATTAAATAA
- a CDS encoding T9SS type A sorting domain-containing protein, with protein MVKEKKYRIYLVNCLIFLLVLIPVILNSTVIPAGNVSGVWDIAGSPYYIDGEITIQASDQLEIQPGVDVIFNAHYKLIIYGRIVANGTAADSISFTPLSSATGWHGMRFINGNLNSLPASEISFCQFKSGSGMGSGADANGGAIYCTNTSNLTIDNSYFGLNYCQWDGGAIYLENGSNVHITNSIFMQNDCGFYGGCLISYSSNPVIDGCTFKNNTSSIFAAGVSAWNNSNPEIYNCCFIDNFAGACTGIYCVNSNIILANLIMFNNTTNYGSGAAIGITNCTTQASNITVADNTSPLSGGAFWVNGGSLELHNSILWNNLPEDIFVLSGTANVYNSCISDGTTGTNVISADPKFVNYAGYDFHLDETSPCIDSGDDSIVPFALPLFDFEGNNRIIDGDLNGTPEIDMGAYEFVPIVPTGFIAGNVSDIDGIPLENAEITAGTYTATTDSNGNYSMEVEAGEYTVNCYLAGYQIPDAVNVTVLAGFTMTVDFILEFDVGNDDIINVSGLTLRGNYPNPFQSHTTISYSLKQATSVSLEIYNLKGQLIELLLDENIKAGDHTHEWNCQNVQAGVYFLKMKAGNEESVKKLILMR; from the coding sequence ATGGTGAAAGAAAAAAAATACCGAATTTATTTGGTAAACTGTTTAATTTTTTTACTAGTTTTAATACCTGTAATTCTTAATTCCACCGTCATTCCTGCCGGTAATGTAAGTGGCGTTTGGGATATTGCCGGTAGTCCTTATTACATCGATGGAGAGATAACCATTCAAGCTAGTGATCAGTTAGAAATACAGCCAGGGGTCGATGTTATCTTTAACGCTCATTATAAACTGATTATTTACGGTAGGATAGTTGCCAATGGAACTGCAGCAGATTCTATTTCATTTACACCGTTAAGTTCAGCTACCGGCTGGCATGGAATGCGTTTTATCAATGGAAATCTTAATTCCCTTCCAGCATCGGAAATCAGTTTTTGCCAATTCAAAAGTGGTTCTGGAATGGGTTCTGGCGCAGATGCTAACGGCGGTGCAATATACTGCACAAATACATCCAATTTAACTATTGATAACAGTTACTTTGGTCTTAATTACTGTCAATGGGATGGTGGAGCAATCTATCTGGAAAATGGCTCTAATGTTCATATAACAAATTCGATATTCATGCAGAATGACTGCGGATTTTACGGAGGATGCTTAATCTCATATTCATCCAATCCAGTTATTGACGGCTGCACCTTTAAAAATAATACTTCCTCAATATTTGCTGCTGGCGTAAGTGCCTGGAACAATTCAAATCCGGAAATATACAACTGCTGTTTTATTGACAATTTCGCGGGAGCATGCACAGGTATTTATTGTGTTAATTCTAATATAATCCTAGCAAATTTGATAATGTTCAATAACACAACCAATTATGGATCAGGAGCTGCCATTGGCATAACAAATTGTACAACTCAGGCATCCAATATTACAGTGGCTGACAATACTTCACCTCTTTCCGGAGGTGCCTTCTGGGTAAATGGGGGCAGTTTGGAACTGCATAATTCTATTCTCTGGAATAATCTACCGGAAGACATTTTTGTATTGAGCGGTACTGCAAATGTCTACAACAGTTGTATTAGCGATGGAACTACAGGAACAAACGTAATATCAGCTGATCCAAAGTTTGTTAATTATGCTGGGTATGATTTTCATCTGGATGAAACCTCACCCTGCATTGATTCAGGTGATGATTCAATTGTACCCTTTGCTCTTCCGCTTTTTGATTTTGAAGGAAATAACAGAATCATAGATGGAGACCTTAACGGAACACCTGAAATTGATATGGGTGCTTATGAATTTGTTCCGATTGTACCCACCGGTTTCATTGCTGGGAATGTATCAGATATTGATGGCATTCCTCTGGAAAATGCTGAAATAACTGCGGGAACGTACACAGCTACAACCGATTCAAACGGTAATTATTCCATGGAAGTGGAAGCCGGAGAGTATACTGTTAACTGCTATTTAGCGGGATATCAGATTCCTGATGCTGTGAATGTTACTGTCCTTGCTGGTTTTACTATGACAGTTGATTTCATTTTAGAATTTGACGTAGGAAATGATGATATTATAAATGTTTCCGGTTTAACACTTCGAGGTAATTATCCCAATCCTTTTCAATCACACACAACAATCAGTTATTCACTTAAACAAGCAACTTCTGTTTCTTTAGAAATATACAATCTCAAAGGTCAATTAATCGAATTATTGCTCGATGAGAATATTAAAGCAGGAGATCATACTCATGAATGGAATTGTCAGAATGTTCAAGCAGGAGTGTATTTCCTCAAAATGAAAGCAGGAAATGAAGAGAGTGTAAAAAAGCTGATTTTGATGAGATAA
- a CDS encoding PTS sugar transporter subunit IIA — protein MVKDEILTLSEAAEFLNMSPETLVNLVSQKELKGIKVGNQWRFIKEDIEAWKDTQDKPNVEKIALENVVSRFFSFINSDFILEDLNAKHRFEVLATMSQFAKDNSVCTKQSWLFDMLSKRERLISTGIGNGVAFLHPRSIHSDKINFSAVLLGISKEGVDFRSLDRTPVNLFFLLLLKTEQQHLFALSYLSQMFREDHLKGQIMKAPDKKTILDLLKLKVE, from the coding sequence ATGGTAAAAGATGAAATATTAACCCTGAGTGAAGCAGCAGAATTTTTAAACATGTCACCTGAAACATTGGTGAATCTTGTTTCTCAAAAAGAGCTTAAAGGTATTAAGGTCGGGAACCAGTGGCGTTTTATAAAAGAAGATATCGAAGCATGGAAAGATACGCAGGATAAACCAAATGTAGAAAAGATCGCTCTTGAGAATGTGGTGAGTAGATTTTTCTCATTTATAAACTCGGATTTTATTCTTGAAGATCTTAATGCAAAGCACCGATTCGAGGTACTTGCAACGATGTCACAGTTTGCAAAAGATAACAGCGTTTGTACCAAGCAGAGTTGGCTTTTTGACATGTTGAGCAAGAGAGAACGTTTGATCTCTACAGGAATAGGGAATGGTGTTGCATTTCTTCATCCAAGGAGTATTCATAGCGATAAGATTAACTTTTCGGCAGTCTTACTTGGAATATCGAAAGAGGGTGTCGATTTTCGATCTCTGGACAGAACACCCGTGAACCTTTTCTTCCTCCTTCTTCTTAAAACCGAGCAACAACACCTTTTTGCACTCTCATACCTGAGTCAAATGTTCAGAGAGGATCATCTCAAAGGTCAGATAATGAAAGCACCTGATAAAAAGACAATCCTTGATCTTCTGAAATTAAAGGTCGAGTAA
- the ruvB gene encoding Holliday junction branch migration DNA helicase RuvB yields MEERITDPEILDDDLTYDVTLRPKTLKDFVGQEKIKEILLITIQACKQRNEPIDHVLFYGPPGLGKTTLSNIIANELKTELKTTSGPAIEKPSDLAGILTNLSAKDVFFIDEIHRLNRVIEEYLYPAIEDFNLEIIIDQGPSARTLRLNLEPFTLVGSTTRAGLITAPLRSRFGLVLRLDYYDNNEIFKIVLRSAKLLNVEIKKDGAQEIACRSRGTPRIANRLLRRVRDYAQIKGDGIITKEIAQAALSMLEVDELGLDEMDKKLIQTIIEFYKGGPVGLKTLSMAIGEDPGTIEEIYEPYLLQKGFLKRTLRGREVTEKAYKHFGIEPTGKNAKKQSKLFE; encoded by the coding sequence ATGGAAGAACGAATAACCGATCCTGAAATTTTGGATGATGATCTTACGTATGATGTGACCCTGCGTCCAAAAACACTCAAAGATTTTGTCGGACAGGAAAAGATAAAAGAAATCCTCTTGATCACGATACAGGCGTGCAAGCAGAGAAACGAACCCATCGATCATGTTCTTTTTTACGGACCTCCGGGACTTGGCAAAACAACCCTTTCTAATATTATTGCAAATGAGTTGAAAACCGAACTAAAGACAACATCTGGTCCTGCAATTGAAAAACCTTCCGATCTCGCAGGCATCTTGACAAATCTTAGCGCAAAAGATGTCTTCTTTATCGATGAAATACACCGTCTCAATAGAGTGATAGAAGAGTATCTCTATCCTGCTATCGAGGATTTCAATCTTGAGATCATTATTGATCAGGGACCCAGTGCAAGAACACTCCGACTGAACCTCGAACCCTTCACACTTGTTGGCTCGACCACCCGTGCCGGTTTGATCACAGCACCTCTCCGAAGCAGATTTGGACTGGTTCTTCGGCTTGATTATTATGATAATAATGAAATATTTAAAATCGTGTTGCGTTCTGCTAAATTGCTCAATGTTGAAATAAAAAAGGACGGTGCGCAAGAGATCGCATGTCGCTCGAGAGGGACTCCACGAATTGCAAACCGACTTCTCCGACGAGTTCGTGATTATGCACAGATAAAGGGAGACGGTATCATTACAAAAGAGATCGCCCAGGCAGCGCTCAGCATGCTCGAAGTGGATGAACTTGGACTCGATGAAATGGACAAGAAGCTCATTCAGACAATTATTGAATTTTATAAGGGCGGTCCGGTCGGTCTCAAAACTCTTTCTATGGCTATCGGTGAAGATCCTGGAACCATCGAGGAAATATACGAACCCTATTTACTGCAAAAGGGATTTCTGAAACGAACGCTCCGCGGCAGAGAAGTGACCGAAAAGGCATATAAGCATTTCGGCATCGAACCAACCGGGAAGAATGCAAAGAAACAGAGTAAACTGTTTGAATAG
- a CDS encoding transcriptional repressor: protein MDEIIKLLEKEQVKPTFERLSILQYLEKKHNHPTAAMIYDDLVKKIPTISKTTVYNSLNLFIEKGIVTPLYITGSEVRFDLNTSQHHHFLCEKCGRIYDITIDCPFLSRTEIQGHQIKQKHGYFRGICKHCLEKEKNSQ from the coding sequence ATGGATGAGATAATAAAATTACTAGAAAAGGAACAAGTTAAGCCAACCTTCGAACGGTTGAGCATACTTCAGTATCTTGAAAAAAAACATAATCATCCTACTGCAGCAATGATCTATGATGATCTCGTTAAAAAAATACCGACCATCTCAAAAACAACAGTATATAATTCGCTGAACCTCTTCATTGAAAAGGGTATTGTTACACCCCTATACATCACTGGCTCGGAAGTTCGCTTTGATCTGAACACCTCGCAGCACCATCATTTTCTCTGTGAAAAATGTGGGAGAATTTACGATATAACTATTGACTGTCCTTTCTTATCAAGAACAGAAATTCAAGGACATCAAATTAAACAGAAACATGGTTATTTTCGTGGAATCTGTAAACACTGCCTTGAGAAAGAGAAGAATTCACAATGA
- a CDS encoding ATP-binding cassette domain-containing protein, translating to MIKVQNLTKDYGQLRAVDNISFNIPKSGIIGILGPNGAGKTTTLKMMTCFMPPTEGTVFIDDKNIYQNSVEIRKMIGYLPEGCPIYTEMNVVDFLYFIAELRDIEKNTVDRRVKEMIDACGLEEVVSKEIGELSKGYKQRVGLAAALIHDPEILILDEPTSGLDPNQIAEIRMLIKELGKEKTVLVSTHILSEVEAICERVIIIDRGKIVADASLEDIQSSFHNQNRIFFEIQSKKDDDILPAFEVIEGVESLQLFSKHEDEMITKFFINYSKDMDIRPALYNFIKKNKDWTLLEMRTEQHSLEDIFRQLTEKVEEVAHA from the coding sequence ATGATCAAGGTTCAGAATCTTACAAAAGATTACGGACAGCTGCGTGCGGTGGATAATATCTCGTTCAACATACCCAAGAGCGGTATAATCGGGATACTCGGACCGAACGGTGCAGGAAAAACAACAACCCTCAAAATGATGACCTGCTTTATGCCTCCCACAGAAGGCACCGTTTTCATCGATGATAAGAACATCTACCAGAATTCAGTTGAAATCCGCAAAATGATAGGATACCTCCCGGAAGGTTGCCCGATCTATACGGAAATGAATGTTGTCGATTTTCTCTATTTTATTGCTGAACTCCGGGATATTGAGAAAAACACTGTTGATAGACGTGTGAAAGAGATGATCGATGCGTGCGGCTTGGAAGAGGTCGTGAGTAAAGAGATTGGAGAGCTTTCAAAGGGATATAAACAGCGTGTAGGACTCGCTGCTGCGCTTATCCATGATCCTGAAATCCTCATTCTTGACGAGCCCACATCAGGACTCGATCCAAACCAGATCGCAGAGATCCGCATGCTCATTAAGGAGCTTGGTAAAGAAAAAACCGTGCTCGTTTCCACACATATTCTCAGCGAAGTTGAAGCGATTTGCGAACGCGTGATCATCATCGACAGAGGAAAGATCGTTGCCGATGCATCCCTTGAAGATATTCAAAGCTCGTTCCATAACCAGAACAGGATCTTCTTCGAGATTCAATCCAAAAAAGATGATGATATTCTGCCTGCATTCGAAGTGATAGAAGGTGTTGAAAGTCTACAGCTTTTCAGTAAGCACGAAGATGAGATGATCACCAAATTCTTCATCAATTATTCGAAAGATATGGATATACGTCCTGCATTGTATAACTTCATCAAGAAAAACAAAGATTGGACACTTCTTGAGATGAGAACCGAGCAGCACAGCCTGGAGGATATTTTCAGACAATTGACGGAAAAAGTTGAGGAGGTGGCACATGCATAA
- the uvrB gene encoding excinuclease ABC subunit UvrB, with product MMKHFELISDYKPKGDQPQAVKELTKNVRDGAPFQTLLGVTGSGKTFTIANVIKNVEKPTLIISHNKTLAAQLFGEMKQLFPNNAVEYFVSYYDYYQPEAYLPVTDTYIEKDADVNEQIDKLRLRATMSLMERRDVIIVASVSCIYGLGVPEQYRESLIDLKVGQELDREELLHKLVDIYYARNDFEFQRGTFRVRGDVVEIYPAYLENSIRVEFDFNRIIRLYRINPLTGEILEELEEYAVYPAKHFITSPEHLERALENIKKEMTERVEYFKSQNMWIEAQRIQQRTSFDLEMLREVGYVSGIENYSRHLSGRKEGERPACLLDYFPDDYLMIIDESHATIPQVHAMYGGDFSRKKALVDNGFRLPSAYDNRPLKFHEFEHMMNQVIFMSATPAAYELNKSEGVIVEQIVRPTGLIDPEIELKKAEFQVDDLLDQIQKYVEKNQRILVTTLTKKMAEDLTNYVSQIGIKAKYLHSEVHTLDRTEIIRDLRLGEFDVLIGVNLLREGLDLPEVALVAILDADKAGFLRSERSLIQTAGRAARHIDGKVIFYADRVSEAMQLAIDETNRRRKIQKKYNEDHNITPESISKTIESIMQSTSVAEFKKEQKKGESDAQQKKLDFEKYLEINSKEDAIELLTNEMNRLARDLRFEEAAEIRDRILELKEM from the coding sequence ATCATGAAACACTTCGAATTGATATCGGATTACAAACCAAAAGGTGATCAACCTCAGGCAGTAAAGGAACTTACAAAGAACGTCAGAGATGGCGCACCGTTCCAGACTCTTCTTGGTGTTACCGGTTCCGGGAAAACATTCACCATAGCAAATGTCATTAAAAATGTAGAGAAGCCGACGCTTATCATTTCTCATAACAAAACGTTAGCAGCACAGCTTTTCGGGGAAATGAAGCAACTCTTTCCAAATAATGCAGTCGAGTACTTTGTCAGCTATTATGATTACTACCAGCCCGAAGCATATCTACCCGTAACTGATACCTATATCGAAAAAGATGCTGATGTCAATGAACAAATTGATAAACTCCGACTCAGGGCTACCATGTCTCTCATGGAAAGACGAGATGTGATTATTGTAGCAAGTGTATCCTGCATTTACGGTTTGGGGGTTCCAGAACAATATAGAGAATCACTTATCGATCTGAAAGTCGGGCAGGAGCTTGATAGAGAAGAACTCCTTCATAAACTCGTAGATATTTATTATGCGCGGAATGATTTTGAATTTCAGCGAGGAACTTTCAGGGTGCGCGGAGATGTTGTCGAGATCTATCCTGCATATCTGGAAAATTCAATCCGGGTGGAGTTCGATTTCAATCGGATAATCAGATTATATCGTATCAATCCTTTGACCGGAGAAATTCTCGAAGAACTTGAGGAATATGCAGTCTATCCGGCAAAGCATTTCATTACCTCTCCCGAACATCTTGAAAGAGCGTTAGAGAACATCAAAAAAGAGATGACCGAGCGAGTGGAGTATTTCAAGTCACAAAATATGTGGATAGAAGCACAGCGTATTCAGCAGCGCACAAGCTTTGACCTTGAAATGCTCCGAGAAGTAGGGTACGTATCCGGTATCGAGAATTATTCTCGTCATCTTTCTGGCAGAAAAGAAGGAGAACGCCCTGCATGCCTGCTCGATTACTTTCCTGACGATTATCTTATGATCATTGATGAATCACATGCAACGATCCCTCAAGTGCATGCGATGTATGGTGGAGATTTTTCCCGAAAAAAAGCACTTGTGGATAACGGATTCCGCCTGCCATCTGCGTATGATAACCGTCCGCTTAAATTTCATGAATTTGAACATATGATGAACCAGGTTATCTTTATGTCTGCAACACCAGCAGCATATGAACTGAATAAATCAGAAGGTGTGATTGTCGAGCAGATCGTGCGTCCAACCGGTTTGATCGATCCTGAGATTGAACTGAAAAAAGCAGAATTCCAGGTAGATGATCTTCTGGATCAAATACAAAAATATGTAGAAAAAAATCAGAGGATACTCGTAACGACACTCACAAAAAAGATGGCAGAAGATCTGACAAATTATGTCTCGCAGATCGGCATCAAAGCAAAGTATCTGCACAGTGAAGTTCATACACTGGACAGAACAGAAATAATTCGTGACCTTCGATTAGGTGAGTTTGATGTGCTGATCGGTGTAAATCTTCTGCGTGAAGGACTCGATCTACCTGAAGTTGCTCTGGTGGCAATCCTTGATGCTGACAAAGCTGGTTTCCTGCGTTCTGAACGTTCTCTCATCCAAACTGCTGGACGTGCAGCACGTCATATTGACGGCAAGGTGATATTCTATGCTGACCGGGTTTCAGAAGCAATGCAGCTTGCCATCGATGAGACGAACAGGCGTAGAAAAATTCAAAAGAAGTATAACGAAGATCATAATATAACTCCAGAATCCATCAGCAAAACAATCGAAAGTATCATGCAGTCCACCTCTGTTGCTGAGTTCAAAAAAGAGCAGAAAAAGGGTGAAAGCGATGCGCAGCAGAAAAAACTTGATTTCGAAAAATATCTTGAAATAAATAGCAAAGAAGATGCGATCGAACTACTGACGAATGAGATGAACCGTCTAGCACGGGATTTGCGCTTCGAAGAAGCTGCCGAGATCAGGGATAGGATTCTCGAGCTTAAAGAAATGTAA
- a CDS encoding rRNA pseudouridine synthase produces MRINKFLAQAGLGSRRSCEQLVLDGKIKINGAIFKDLATDIDVENDVVSYKNNVLHIHKNKFYIMLNKPAGYLVTADDPYERETVFDLLPKFKEHIFPIGRLDKNSEGLLLLSNDGDFAQKITHPSKKLSKTYLVKVQGKIPFFKIKLLRNGIELDDGKTLPAKIFLKSYNKSHDTTKLRMVIYEGKNQQIRRMIKAIGSSVIELKRVQVGDITLGKLPKGEWRYLKEKEVQSIYHPSS; encoded by the coding sequence ATGAGGATCAATAAATTTCTTGCACAAGCAGGTCTGGGATCACGTCGTTCATGCGAACAACTCGTCCTTGATGGAAAAATCAAGATCAATGGTGCAATTTTTAAAGATCTCGCAACAGATATCGATGTCGAGAATGATGTTGTAAGTTATAAGAATAACGTACTGCATATTCACAAAAATAAATTTTATATTATGCTCAATAAACCGGCAGGATATCTTGTTACTGCTGATGATCCTTATGAACGAGAAACCGTATTTGATCTACTCCCAAAATTCAAAGAACATATTTTCCCAATCGGGCGATTGGACAAAAATTCTGAGGGATTACTCCTTCTCTCTAATGACGGTGATTTTGCACAGAAAATAACACATCCCAGTAAAAAACTTTCGAAAACCTATCTTGTAAAAGTGCAGGGTAAAATTCCATTTTTTAAGATAAAGCTTCTCAGAAACGGTATCGAGCTTGATGACGGGAAAACACTGCCGGCAAAGATATTCCTCAAAAGTTATAATAAATCTCATGATACAACAAAACTCCGTATGGTAATTTATGAAGGGAAAAATCAACAGATCAGGCGCATGATCAAGGCAATTGGTAGTTCAGTTATAGAACTGAAGCGTGTACAGGTCGGAGATATTACTCTTGGTAAACTTCCAAAAGGTGAATGGCGGTATCTCAAAGAAAAAGAAGTCCAAAGTATATACCACCCATCATCATAG